In a genomic window of Bradyrhizobium ontarionense:
- a CDS encoding response regulator, with translation MSMPAATLLMVEDDPEISRLVSDFMRREGFEIEVADTAAVMDAVLRRLRPDLIILDLMLPGEDGLSICRRLRQTDNVPILILSAKSDEIDRVVGLELGADDYLTKPFGPRELLARVRALLRRAQTGPQRAVSRRFAFDRFVLDVDARSIDVTGTALDASIQLTSAEFDLLACFVQRPRRVLSRDQILDWTRGRSADPFDRTVDMLISRLRRKLEAASPGSSLITTVRNGGYLFTATVRPVS, from the coding sequence ATGAGCATGCCTGCGGCCACGCTTCTGATGGTGGAGGACGACCCGGAGATCAGCCGGCTCGTCAGCGATTTCATGCGCCGGGAAGGGTTCGAGATCGAGGTCGCGGACACGGCGGCGGTCATGGACGCCGTGCTGCGGCGGCTGCGACCAGATCTCATCATTCTCGACCTGATGCTCCCCGGCGAAGATGGGCTCTCGATCTGCCGCCGCCTGCGGCAGACGGACAATGTTCCCATCCTGATCTTGTCGGCGAAGAGCGACGAGATCGACCGCGTGGTCGGCCTGGAGCTCGGGGCCGATGACTATCTGACCAAGCCGTTCGGCCCGCGCGAACTGCTGGCGCGGGTCCGGGCCCTGCTGCGGCGCGCGCAGACGGGCCCGCAGCGCGCCGTCAGCCGCCGCTTTGCCTTCGACCGCTTCGTGCTCGATGTCGATGCGCGCAGCATCGACGTCACCGGCACCGCGCTCGACGCATCGATACAGCTGACCTCGGCGGAGTTCGACCTGCTTGCCTGCTTCGTGCAGCGGCCGCGACGCGTGTTGAGCCGCGACCAGATCCTCGATTGGACGCGCGGCCGTTCCGCCGACCCGTTCGATCGTACTGTCGACATGCTGATCTCGCGGCTGCGGCGCAAGCTCGAGGCGGCCAGCCCAGGGTCGAGCCTGATTACCACCGTGCGCAACGGCGGGTATCTGTTCACGGCGACGGTGAGGCCGGTGTCGTGA
- a CDS encoding ABC transporter substrate-binding protein: MVMRRVGFAALTALLLAGTASAQEKIRVGVTATLEGTYTVLGEDGMRGHVTAVNVLGKKIGDKELEFVVASTDATPDSAVRAVRKLIEQDKVQILLSPLSGDEGIAVKNFAKTHPELTFVNAASGAQETTYVDPAPNFFRFNMDGAQWQVGLGKYAYETKGYRKIATVGEDYSFIYTQVFGLVLEFCGAGGKVTNRQWVPLGTKDFASVIAALPDDVDAIYLGLGGADAVNFLNQYQQAGGKAHLMGGSIMIDQTILSSKGSAKNALIGTIAASGQADTWEDPRWQKFVKAYQDSFPPEKRFPSPSLLATNYYGSTMALILALREVNGDLSNNQAKLKEALAKIEIDAPNGKIKLDSNRQAIGTNFVTEVVDDGKGALFSKVVKVIPDVSQTLGYEPAAFAKIGLPSRTVPECKKY; this comes from the coding sequence ATGGTCATGCGACGAGTGGGGTTTGCTGCGCTCACGGCATTGCTGCTGGCAGGCACGGCCTCTGCCCAGGAGAAGATCAGGGTCGGCGTCACCGCGACGCTCGAGGGCACCTACACGGTGCTCGGCGAGGACGGCATGCGCGGTCACGTGACCGCGGTCAACGTGCTCGGCAAGAAGATCGGCGACAAGGAGCTGGAATTCGTCGTGGCCTCGACCGACGCCACGCCCGACTCCGCGGTGCGCGCCGTGCGCAAGCTGATCGAGCAGGACAAGGTGCAGATCCTGCTGTCGCCTCTATCCGGCGACGAGGGCATCGCGGTCAAGAATTTCGCCAAGACTCATCCTGAGCTGACCTTTGTCAATGCTGCCTCCGGCGCGCAGGAGACCACCTATGTGGATCCGGCGCCGAACTTCTTCCGCTTCAACATGGATGGCGCGCAATGGCAGGTCGGCCTCGGCAAATATGCCTACGAGACCAAGGGCTATCGTAAGATCGCAACGGTCGGCGAGGATTACTCCTTCATCTATACCCAGGTGTTCGGGCTGGTGCTGGAGTTCTGCGGCGCCGGCGGCAAGGTCACGAACCGGCAATGGGTGCCCCTCGGAACCAAGGATTTCGCCTCCGTGATCGCAGCGCTTCCTGACGATGTCGATGCGATCTATCTCGGTCTCGGCGGTGCCGACGCCGTCAACTTCCTCAATCAGTATCAGCAGGCCGGCGGCAAGGCGCACCTGATGGGTGGCTCGATCATGATCGACCAGACCATTCTGTCGTCGAAGGGCAGCGCCAAGAATGCCCTGATCGGAACGATTGCAGCGTCGGGCCAGGCCGATACCTGGGAGGACCCGCGCTGGCAGAAATTCGTCAAGGCCTATCAGGACTCGTTCCCGCCGGAGAAGCGGTTCCCGAGCCCGTCGCTGCTCGCCACCAACTACTACGGTTCGACCATGGCGCTCATCCTGGCGCTGCGGGAGGTCAACGGCGATCTGTCGAACAACCAGGCCAAGCTCAAGGAGGCGCTGGCCAAGATCGAGATCGATGCGCCCAACGGCAAGATCAAGCTCGATTCCAATCGCCAGGCGATCGGAACCAACTTCGTCACCGAGGTCGTCGACGACGGCAAGGGTGCGCTGTTCAGCAAGGTCGTGAAGGTGATTCCTGACGTCAGCCAGACGCTGGGATACGAACCGGCTGCATTCGCCAAGATCGGTCTGCCGAGCCGGACCGTTCCCGAATGTAAGAAGTACTGA
- a CDS encoding helix-turn-helix transcriptional regulator, translating to MSKALAVFHGRFGRATVYQLNRPFNIHAHREGHLIFHVGGTPAHIDVCDQRYLIGDEWIVAVNPWEPHNFMPNDSDNGAIFFVLYVNAEWFSPSAAREQGPWFGRTYFRRTVALDRCIRRTAALVCGAPSLGCLDGELRQLIDTCYEESWRLSEPLQQRACAAVTDFRVRKCIRLMSESPCAEIELDSIAKESGLSRPHFYRLFRHQTGVTPNLYLNTLLMERALDALVATESPIADIGFDLGFSSQSGFTRFFAANVGMAPTDYRRAAKVLRA from the coding sequence ATGAGTAAGGCTCTCGCCGTCTTCCACGGGCGTTTCGGCCGAGCGACAGTCTATCAGTTGAACCGTCCGTTCAACATCCACGCGCATCGTGAGGGACATCTGATCTTTCACGTCGGCGGGACACCGGCCCATATCGACGTCTGCGACCAGCGCTATCTGATCGGCGACGAGTGGATCGTTGCGGTCAATCCGTGGGAACCGCACAATTTCATGCCGAACGATTCTGACAACGGAGCCATTTTCTTCGTGCTCTACGTCAATGCCGAATGGTTTTCGCCGTCGGCGGCGCGCGAGCAGGGCCCCTGGTTTGGCCGTACTTATTTCCGCAGGACCGTTGCGCTCGACCGCTGCATTCGCCGCACCGCAGCACTGGTCTGCGGTGCGCCATCGCTGGGCTGCCTCGACGGCGAACTGCGGCAGCTGATCGATACCTGTTATGAGGAGAGCTGGCGGTTATCCGAGCCGCTCCAGCAGCGCGCCTGTGCTGCCGTCACCGATTTCCGCGTTCGCAAGTGCATCCGGTTGATGTCGGAAAGCCCTTGCGCGGAGATCGAGCTCGATTCCATCGCCAAGGAGTCCGGTTTGTCGCGACCGCATTTCTATCGCCTGTTCCGGCATCAGACCGGGGTCACGCCGAACCTCTATTTGAACACGCTGCTGATGGAGCGGGCGCTGGACGCGCTGGTCGCGACGGAGTCGCCGATCGCCGACATCGGCTTCGATCTCGGCTTTTCCTCACAGAGCGGCTTCACACGCTTCTTCGCGGCCAATGTCGGGATGGCGCCGACCGACTATCGCCGCGCTGCAAAAGTGCTGCGGGCCTGA
- a CDS encoding polysaccharide biosynthesis tyrosine autokinase — MLHNPNTSTLAYSPQQDHGWERNGPGPFNLALGFLRRRYLVIAITTVLSLAASFVLLKIAPPSYTADVKIILGNMKAPVVQPQSSSDETPLDMESQIEILKSKTIASSVISRLSLADDPDFNGKASPLHNALEAVRRLVSAAPTESDAPSTDDLLEEFQRRMQAYRIGTSAVVAVEFSASDAKRAAMIANAIVKEYFDQQLKADTNEHRTVTAWLHERLQDLGNDATAAERAVNDLKSRHNIISADGKFMDQQQVTELTNRLVAARTHTASLMTRLNRFDEMLVQSNVDAPLESIGTVSDFSPAELSGNLNPPDGLSLSNSNSTQIINSLRQQYLENAKREYEYSAKYGNDHLAVINIRATMKSIRQAILDEVRRLADVARHDYAEAKQQQQEVEKQLAQAVAQSHDTRAAEVSIRELETSAKGYRALYDGFLQRYMGSVQQDSFPIAKARVISPATPPKKKTKPKSILLMAVGLFGGLALGGGLGLLAEMRDRSFRTTSQVEDRLRLPCLSVVPLLKEGEVTRVTREAARATAKPGGDCPQRTLSRSAGTCWAATAMPSSRFAESIRSLKVAIDQDPSRTSRKVFGLTSALPNEGKSMIAASLAQLIANTGKRVIVVDCDLRNPSLSAALAPEAGGSIIDILTGVRSLQDTVWTDPVSGLHFLPGKGAAQSDTSDVLSNDRTRKLFEQLREAYDYVIVDLPPLAPVVDARAISALLDSFVLVVEWGRTTAEVVEHALNTAPNVYDALLGVVLNKTDMKALKRYAYHFGDYYNHEYYARYGSVMAE, encoded by the coding sequence ATGCTGCACAACCCAAACACGAGCACGCTTGCCTACAGCCCTCAACAGGACCACGGTTGGGAGCGTAACGGCCCCGGCCCGTTCAATCTGGCGCTCGGCTTTCTGCGAAGACGCTATCTGGTGATTGCGATCACCACGGTGCTCTCGCTTGCGGCCAGCTTTGTTCTTCTGAAGATCGCACCGCCATCCTATACGGCGGACGTGAAGATCATTCTCGGCAACATGAAGGCCCCGGTCGTTCAGCCGCAATCGTCCTCGGACGAGACGCCGCTCGACATGGAATCCCAGATCGAGATCCTGAAATCGAAGACGATTGCAAGCTCGGTCATCAGCAGGCTCAGCCTCGCCGATGACCCCGATTTCAACGGCAAGGCCAGCCCGCTTCACAATGCGCTGGAGGCTGTCCGCAGGCTCGTGAGCGCGGCGCCGACCGAGTCGGACGCTCCGTCGACGGACGATCTGCTCGAAGAGTTCCAGCGCCGGATGCAGGCCTACAGGATCGGTACCAGCGCCGTCGTTGCAGTCGAGTTCAGCGCCAGTGACGCGAAACGAGCGGCGATGATCGCCAACGCGATCGTCAAGGAATACTTCGATCAGCAGTTGAAGGCGGACACCAACGAGCACCGAACCGTAACGGCCTGGCTGCATGAGCGCCTGCAGGATCTGGGCAACGACGCGACCGCAGCCGAGCGCGCGGTGAACGACCTGAAAAGCAGACACAACATCATCTCGGCCGACGGCAAGTTCATGGACCAACAGCAGGTCACCGAGCTCACCAACCGGCTGGTGGCAGCCCGCACCCACACGGCCTCGCTCATGACCCGGCTGAACCGCTTCGACGAAATGCTTGTCCAGAGCAATGTCGACGCTCCGCTGGAGAGCATCGGGACCGTTTCGGACTTTTCTCCGGCCGAGCTCAGCGGCAATCTCAACCCGCCCGACGGCCTGTCGCTGAGCAACTCGAACAGCACGCAGATCATCAACAGCCTGCGCCAGCAATATCTCGAAAACGCCAAGCGGGAATATGAATATTCCGCCAAATACGGCAACGACCATCTGGCGGTGATCAATATCCGGGCCACGATGAAGAGCATCCGCCAGGCGATCCTCGACGAAGTGCGGCGCCTCGCCGACGTCGCCCGGCACGATTACGCCGAAGCCAAGCAACAGCAGCAGGAAGTCGAAAAGCAGTTGGCGCAGGCTGTGGCACAGTCCCACGATACGCGGGCCGCGGAGGTCAGCATCCGCGAACTCGAGACCAGCGCCAAAGGATATCGCGCCCTTTATGACGGCTTCCTGCAGCGCTATATGGGCTCCGTCCAGCAGGACTCATTTCCGATTGCGAAGGCGCGCGTCATCTCGCCGGCGACACCGCCGAAAAAGAAGACCAAGCCGAAATCCATCCTGCTGATGGCGGTCGGCCTGTTCGGCGGACTTGCGCTGGGCGGCGGACTTGGACTGTTGGCGGAAATGAGAGACCGCAGCTTTCGAACGACGTCCCAGGTCGAAGACCGTCTGCGTCTCCCCTGCCTCTCGGTCGTCCCCCTCCTCAAGGAGGGCGAAGTGACCCGGGTCACCCGGGAAGCGGCCCGCGCCACGGCAAAGCCTGGCGGGGACTGTCCTCAACGCACGCTGTCGAGGAGCGCCGGGACGTGCTGGGCGGCGACGGCCATGCCGTCATCCCGTTTCGCGGAATCGATCCGCTCGCTGAAAGTTGCGATCGATCAGGATCCGAGCCGAACGTCGCGCAAGGTCTTCGGACTGACGTCCGCGCTGCCGAACGAGGGCAAATCGATGATAGCGGCGTCGCTCGCCCAGCTCATCGCGAACACGGGCAAACGGGTCATCGTGGTCGACTGTGACCTGAGGAATCCGTCGCTTTCGGCCGCTCTTGCCCCCGAGGCCGGCGGAAGCATCATCGACATCCTGACAGGCGTGCGGTCCCTCCAAGACACCGTCTGGACCGACCCGGTGTCGGGACTGCATTTCCTGCCCGGAAAGGGTGCCGCACAATCCGATACGAGCGACGTTTTGTCCAATGACCGGACGAGAAAGCTGTTCGAGCAGCTGCGCGAAGCCTACGACTACGTCATCGTCGATCTCCCGCCGCTTGCGCCCGTGGTCGACGCGCGCGCCATCTCGGCACTGCTCGACAGCTTCGTCCTCGTGGTGGAATGGGGACGCACGACCGCCGAGGTCGTGGAGCATGCGCTGAACACCGCGCCGAACGTCTACGACGCCCTTCTCGGCGTCGTGCTCAACAAGACCGACATGAAGGCCCTGAAGCGCTACGCCTATCATTTCGGCGACTACTACAACCACGAATACTATGCCCGTTACGGCAGCGTCATGGCCGAGTAG
- a CDS encoding sensor histidine kinase has protein sequence MMRLTLAMRIGLIVVIGLLVIWIGTLARFYRTRSADMEDAYLQPARLAALAELIERTPGREHGRILDAVSSDRFVVRLIDPDAALRLPRSDPGPIAIKPELREAYAGALGGRPLAIATVPEPEGRWMPRLARASQNALEFRVGLNGGDVLVIDSRSSLVLTQQGLPIGLGAGLFGTVVALLALLIMQRETRPLARLAAAVDRVDLAGAPVPLPDVRRNAPEVRAVVTAFGRLQDRLAELMQARMALVGGIAHDVRTFATRLRLRVDQIPDDAERQRAVVDISDMIRLLDDALLASRAGAGELPQELIAFGELVRAEIDDRLAHQAPVRLEDQSGARELLVLGDRVALRRIIANVVDNALKYGQLAHVSLRSEAEQLVFMVDDDGPGIPADKRKAMLEPFTRLDTSRNRRTGGAGLGLAVVRTLVEAHRGSIEICDAPRGARIVVRLPLFLDGLTVADARG, from the coding sequence ATGATGCGGCTGACGCTCGCGATGCGCATCGGTCTGATCGTCGTCATCGGGTTGCTGGTGATCTGGATCGGAACATTGGCGCGCTTTTATCGGACGCGCAGCGCCGATATGGAGGATGCCTATCTGCAGCCGGCGCGGCTCGCCGCGCTGGCCGAACTCATCGAGCGGACGCCGGGTCGCGAGCATGGCCGGATCCTCGACGCGGTGTCCTCGGACCGCTTCGTGGTTCGGCTGATCGATCCTGACGCGGCGCTGCGGCTGCCGCGGAGCGATCCTGGACCGATCGCCATCAAGCCGGAATTGCGGGAGGCCTATGCCGGAGCGCTCGGCGGGCGCCCTCTGGCGATTGCGACGGTCCCGGAGCCGGAAGGCCGGTGGATGCCGCGGCTCGCACGCGCGTCGCAGAATGCCCTGGAGTTTCGCGTCGGACTGAACGGCGGCGACGTCCTCGTCATCGATTCCCGATCCTCGCTGGTCCTGACACAGCAGGGCCTGCCGATCGGGTTGGGCGCAGGCCTGTTCGGAACGGTGGTCGCGCTGCTGGCGCTCCTGATCATGCAGCGCGAGACGCGGCCGCTGGCGCGCCTCGCGGCTGCGGTCGACCGGGTCGATCTCGCGGGAGCGCCGGTGCCGTTACCCGATGTGCGGCGCAACGCCCCCGAGGTTCGGGCGGTCGTCACCGCATTCGGGCGGCTGCAGGACCGGCTGGCCGAGCTGATGCAGGCCCGCATGGCGCTCGTCGGCGGCATCGCACATGACGTGCGCACCTTCGCGACGCGGCTCCGGTTGCGGGTCGACCAGATTCCGGATGACGCCGAGCGGCAGCGCGCGGTGGTCGACATTTCCGACATGATCCGGCTGCTCGACGATGCGCTGCTGGCGAGCCGTGCGGGCGCCGGCGAACTGCCGCAGGAGCTCATCGCCTTCGGCGAACTGGTCCGTGCCGAGATCGACGATCGCCTGGCACACCAGGCACCCGTACGGCTCGAGGACCAGAGTGGCGCGCGTGAGCTCCTGGTGCTCGGTGACCGCGTCGCACTGCGTCGGATCATCGCCAACGTGGTCGACAATGCGCTCAAATACGGACAGCTGGCGCATGTTTCGCTGCGAAGCGAGGCTGAGCAACTGGTGTTCATGGTCGACGACGACGGACCCGGCATTCCCGCCGACAAGCGCAAGGCGATGCTGGAGCCGTTCACCAGGCTGGACACGTCGCGCAACCGCCGGACTGGTGGGGCAGGGCTTGGGCTGGCGGTGGTACGCACCCTCGTGGAGGCGCATCGCGGCAGTATCGAGATCTGCGACGCACCGCGCGGCGCGCGCATCGTGGTGCGGCTGCCGCTGTTCCTCGATGGGTTGACCGTCGCGGACGCTCGCGGCTGA
- the opgC gene encoding OpgC domain-containing protein: MDASGQKRREVLIDFYRSCSMLFVFYHHTANVFPDSIDLFTKFNPFAELFIAISGFMVGFVYLHKDSYRPLLVRGLRVLAAYFVVSVPVAIGMAVLGKKREPVGQAILDVLTFQSEPTAITILKFYGLTFLLLPLILPAFKRNRLVVLALSASIFVVCTWFANTKALAFENPAAILLLFSLQAQLFLILGTWLGDLHRSNRLIGRPFYTVIGAIFVFGLLLDGYLGFPSNGEKYPYRFDKLVNLLWTLPLLLALLWAAFANTRHWPAVALILNVGQNSLVAFLGSEVVRQSVKLALLMGGIHPQVYGQTVAGLLDVVLVTMMLWLYRAHWQRRDPVLHPLGSR; the protein is encoded by the coding sequence TTGGACGCTTCAGGCCAAAAACGGCGCGAAGTCCTGATCGACTTCTATCGAAGCTGCTCGATGCTGTTCGTCTTCTACCATCACACCGCGAATGTATTTCCGGATTCCATCGACCTGTTCACGAAGTTCAATCCCTTCGCTGAATTGTTCATCGCGATTTCGGGGTTCATGGTCGGGTTCGTCTATCTCCACAAGGACAGCTATCGGCCTCTGCTTGTCCGCGGGCTGAGAGTCCTCGCCGCCTATTTCGTCGTCTCGGTCCCGGTCGCGATCGGCATGGCGGTGCTCGGCAAGAAGCGCGAACCGGTGGGGCAGGCGATCTTGGACGTCCTGACGTTCCAGTCCGAGCCGACTGCTATCACCATCCTGAAGTTCTATGGGCTGACGTTCCTGCTGCTGCCGTTGATTCTCCCGGCCTTCAAGCGGAATAGGCTCGTGGTGCTGGCGCTGTCGGCCTCGATCTTTGTGGTCTGCACCTGGTTCGCCAATACGAAGGCTCTCGCGTTCGAGAATCCGGCAGCGATTCTGTTGCTGTTCTCGTTGCAGGCGCAGCTGTTTCTCATCCTGGGCACCTGGCTCGGAGACCTGCATCGATCCAACCGTCTGATCGGCCGGCCGTTCTACACCGTGATAGGCGCGATCTTCGTCTTCGGACTGTTGCTCGACGGCTACCTCGGGTTTCCCAGCAACGGGGAAAAGTATCCCTATCGGTTCGACAAGCTCGTCAACCTGCTTTGGACGCTGCCGCTGCTGTTGGCGCTGTTGTGGGCCGCATTCGCGAACACCAGGCACTGGCCGGCGGTCGCACTCATCCTCAATGTGGGCCAGAATTCGCTGGTCGCGTTCCTGGGATCGGAAGTCGTGCGCCAATCGGTCAAGTTGGCGCTCCTGATGGGGGGAATTCACCCGCAGGTCTACGGTCAGACCGTGGCGGGTCTCCTCGACGTGGTCCTGGTGACAATGATGCTCTGGCTCTATCGGGCGCACTGGCAGCGTCGGGATCCGGTGTTGCACCCGCTCGGTAGCCGATAG
- a CDS encoding WecB/TagA/CpsF family glycosyltransferase, with protein sequence MLTTQELQEAGRSYYRTGRSGAGRDRSEVEAPRAEVAVPDDLSRDVYCVLGIPIDAIGMRGVLHRIRDAARRKTRLLISTPNLNFLVASQSNRSFRESLILSDLCTVDGMPVVWIARLIGIPIKSRTAGADIFEALKSDVGSAHSLGVFLFGGPEGAAERAAGTLNRLDGGLRCVGWSNPGYCSAEELSRDHIIEEINASGADFLVASLSSLKGQSWLQRNHQRLQIPVRAHLGAALNFQAGTVKRAPPILRKLGFEWLWRIKEEPYLWRRYWNDGTAMLRLLLTHVLPFVLWTWWMRRTHERGEALTITQDYGSRAVTLSLSGPADARHVHRAVPVFRTAAASHKRIVLDLSNVCAIDARFLGLLLMLRKQLEAQGCVATFVGVSPLMARIFRFGGLELQ encoded by the coding sequence ATGCTGACCACGCAGGAATTGCAGGAGGCTGGACGCTCATATTATCGCACGGGCCGCTCCGGCGCTGGCCGCGACCGATCCGAGGTCGAAGCGCCAAGGGCCGAAGTGGCGGTTCCCGACGATCTGTCTCGCGATGTCTACTGTGTCCTCGGCATACCGATCGACGCCATCGGAATGCGCGGCGTCCTGCACCGCATCCGGGACGCCGCGCGGCGCAAGACACGTCTTCTCATTTCTACTCCCAATCTCAATTTTCTGGTCGCGAGCCAATCCAACAGGAGCTTCAGGGAGTCGCTGATCCTCAGCGACCTCTGCACCGTCGATGGCATGCCGGTCGTCTGGATCGCCCGGCTCATCGGGATCCCGATCAAGAGCCGGACGGCAGGCGCTGATATCTTCGAGGCCCTGAAATCCGATGTCGGTTCGGCGCATTCGCTGGGAGTCTTTCTGTTCGGGGGCCCGGAAGGTGCCGCCGAGCGAGCCGCCGGGACTCTGAACAGGCTGGACGGCGGGCTGAGATGCGTCGGCTGGTCGAACCCCGGTTACTGCTCGGCCGAGGAATTGAGCCGCGATCACATCATCGAAGAAATCAATGCGAGTGGCGCCGACTTTCTGGTTGCTTCGCTGAGCAGCCTGAAAGGCCAATCATGGCTCCAGCGTAATCATCAGCGCCTCCAGATTCCGGTTCGCGCTCACCTGGGCGCCGCGCTCAACTTCCAGGCCGGTACGGTCAAGCGCGCTCCTCCAATTCTGCGAAAGCTGGGATTTGAGTGGCTGTGGCGCATCAAGGAGGAGCCCTATCTTTGGCGGCGGTACTGGAACGATGGGACGGCGATGTTGCGCCTGCTGCTCACCCACGTGCTGCCGTTCGTGCTCTGGACCTGGTGGATGCGGCGGACGCATGAACGGGGGGAAGCCCTGACCATCACGCAGGACTACGGTTCGCGGGCGGTTACGCTCAGCCTTTCAGGGCCGGCCGATGCGCGGCACGTGCACAGGGCCGTTCCGGTCTTCCGTACAGCGGCCGCGTCGCACAAACGGATCGTGCTCGATTTATCCAACGTCTGCGCCATCGACGCGCGCTTCCTTGGATTGCTGCTGATGCTGAGGAAGCAATTGGAAGCGCAAGGCTGTGTTGCGACATTCGTGGGCGTCTCGCCGCTGATGGCGAGAATATTCCGCTTCGGCGGACTGGAGCTGCAATGA
- a CDS encoding branched-chain amino acid ABC transporter permease: protein MSRLIERHPIWSLVILLAIAILAWLILAVWPPGLEEAIGRKKVFLNAVFNGITLGGLYFLVASGFTLIFGLMRNVNLAHGSLYLFGGYIGYGISTATGSWILAFLAAFVLVAIVGVLLQVLVFRRMEGQDLRQTMVTIGLSIVFADLMLWAFGGDFYQVQTPAWLIGPIQLPLMTAMKSSGEAVFLQYPLGRLVIFCGSVVIGVAMWLALNRTRVGMIVRAGVDDRDILAATGVQIQLVFVLVFALGAGLAGIAGVVGGTFQSISPGEDTRFLLASLVVVIVGGMGSIPGAALGALIIGLAEQLGSVYIPTYAIVVTFLIMVLVLALRPQGLLARR, encoded by the coding sequence GTGAGTCGGTTGATCGAGCGCCACCCGATCTGGTCGCTGGTCATCCTGCTGGCCATCGCGATCCTTGCCTGGCTCATTCTTGCGGTGTGGCCGCCTGGACTCGAAGAGGCCATCGGCCGCAAGAAGGTGTTCCTCAACGCGGTCTTCAACGGCATCACGCTCGGTGGCCTGTACTTTCTCGTCGCCAGCGGCTTCACATTGATCTTCGGCCTGATGCGGAACGTCAACCTCGCTCACGGCTCGCTTTATCTGTTTGGCGGCTATATCGGTTACGGCATCTCCACCGCGACCGGCTCCTGGATCCTAGCCTTCCTCGCCGCTTTCGTCCTCGTCGCAATCGTTGGCGTGTTGCTGCAGGTCCTGGTGTTCCGCCGCATGGAGGGGCAGGACCTGCGCCAGACCATGGTGACGATCGGGCTTTCGATCGTGTTCGCGGACCTGATGTTGTGGGCGTTCGGCGGTGACTTCTACCAGGTCCAGACGCCGGCCTGGCTGATCGGGCCGATCCAGCTGCCGCTGATGACGGCGATGAAGTCGTCGGGTGAAGCGGTGTTCCTGCAATATCCGCTGGGGCGGCTGGTGATCTTCTGCGGCTCGGTGGTGATCGGCGTTGCGATGTGGCTCGCGCTCAACCGCACCCGCGTCGGCATGATCGTACGCGCCGGTGTTGACGACCGCGACATTCTCGCCGCCACGGGCGTACAGATCCAGCTCGTGTTCGTGCTGGTGTTCGCGCTGGGCGCAGGCCTCGCCGGCATTGCCGGCGTCGTTGGCGGAACCTTCCAGTCGATCTCGCCTGGCGAGGACACGCGCTTCCTGCTGGCCTCGCTCGTGGTCGTGATCGTCGGCGGCATGGGATCGATTCCGGGTGCTGCGTTGGGGGCGCTGATCATCGGGCTCGCCGAGCAGCTCGGCTCCGTCTACATCCCGACCTACGCGATCGTCGTGACCTTCCTGATCATGGTTCTGGTGCTGGCGCTGCGGCCCCAGGGCCTGCTGGCGAGGCGATGA